TGCTGCAATCAGGTAATGGTAACGGAGGAAGACGCGAGCCAGCTGCGAAATTTGCGCAAAGTATATTGCCTTCTTGTCGAAATGGGTAAAGCCGTCAATGCGGCTTACGGAGTACAAAATCTCGTAGAAGTGGTCAGCTGTTTCGTGAGCACAGTGACGTACATTTATATCAGTATTGTCGTCTACTTAGATCTGAAGCCCGTGTGGCCTGGGATACCGAGGGGTCAAGTCATCACCATGTTCTCTCTTTGGATTGGACTCATGGTGGGGCGTCTGCTCACCACAGCCTACAGCAGTGACATGGTTGTGCAAGAAACCGCCCGCACACAGCGGCTGGTCCGGAAACTTCTGCTCTTACCGCTGCCTGCTAGGAGCGGCTGTCCAGACGAGCTGCAGCTCTTCAGAGAGAACATGGCGCGCAGTCGACTGCGCTACAGCGCAGCGGGGTTCTTCACGCTCGACCTGTCTCTGCTGAGGAGCTTCACAGCCACCGTCACTACCTACGTCGTCATCCTCGTCCAGTTCGGACTGTCAGACGCGAGCAAGCAGCAGAAAACCAGCGCCGCTGGATGTAAATGTTAACCAGACAGACAAAGTGACAGGTATCTGAGAGGACATTACGCACACAGTTGGTCATACGACTGCCGATTCACATTTACATACCAAACTTCTTTTAttcaataaatattaatttcttgaTTTTCACCTAGAAAACTTGTTGCGTATGACAATCAAAAATTATCTGTTGACAGTTGTATTTTAGTTCTAATGTGTACATGGCACTGATGTTAATCAAAGAAGACATATTTATCTTCTGTTTTATAAAATGTTCACAGTATTTCACATGTTGAAGCTATGCGAATTATTATAGAATAACGTTATACGTTGTTTTGGGCATCAAGTGTCTGGCATGCTTCATGAACACTTATTTGAGGTTGTAGCACATAATGAGAATAATGTTTACATATGACAAGCCAAAAGTAAAGAATTCATAATAACTTCAACAAAGCGTTTATTTAGTAGTGATGAGAAGGGTTAAAAAAGTAAAATCTTTCTCATCATTTAATACCTGATTTTAAGAAACAATATATTATAATGTGATGTATATGCTATAAAAAGTTGTGTTAAGTTGTTTGAAGAGATAGAAGTGCAGAGTCGGTGTTGTATGCGTagcgtgtcccatttatcttggccACCCTAAATAACTGGTTGTCCAGATGCAagctacaaaatgtttcaagcaaatgttctttagccgtcagggacacatcaatcagcatgattgccttcgttgtagctttggtttttacaaagatatgaacagaggtaggactttttaaatggcaccctgtatttttttattcggtaattcatttcctctcctgaagacctattcaaaaacgttatcacagtgtactattcactgaaacacaacgttattgaaTACATGACACAACATTGACGTTCACGCCTCCAGcgtttagtgcaggtactcgggataATGGAACACATTCACGTGCTGACGttaacagaggacaaatgtaaacataagtagaatgtacgcccgtcattccgtcaaccatcgtcagttgatgagttgtgtgagtagaatgtacaccaacgaagtgaaggtggaaatgctactcatctgcggggaatgtaagttagcagaacagtaattgcaatactattTTCTTATGTactggtacatttagtacagtagtttagtcgttTTAAATACTGCTGTTATTTAGaacaggcatacagtaaaggctgtccttcctacaaactgcatcgacgtaacgtttctattattgttgttgaaggtaggcgaaacgcTACGCAAGCAGCGGAACTgtgcagagagcgatatcctggcaTGAACCCTCCTTCCCGAAGGATGTTTTCTCGTCATGTTACGACGCTTTAGGacacgcaatcgtcgtagcactcgcacagacgaagttgCCGAAGTTAcggttctcgcttccgttgctatgaacacacatgtgagcacacgacaatcTGAACATGAgactaaaaccagtgtacatcgtgttCTCACACGTCAtcagttccatccttaccatgtacaccaaaATGAAGAACTGTTTGGGGATGACTTCCGgaattgtgtacagttctgtcagtgggcacagcagcaaatccttgccAACCCGAACGTCTTCTCTAATGTTCTATTTCCCgacgaatgttccttctcaaataaaggacaggtaaacacaaagaacatgcattattggtctagCGACAACCCTCGATGGCttggacaggtggaacatcaggatcaatggagagttaacgtctggtgagGGATGCACAGTGTGTGCCAAGTTCCTCAGACgagttcttcctcctcttctggatgaagtgccactaagaacAAGACTACttacgtggtatcaacacgatgtatGTCCAGCTCATAAGCCTT
This genomic stretch from Schistocerca cancellata isolate TAMUIC-IGC-003103 chromosome 5, iqSchCanc2.1, whole genome shotgun sequence harbors:
- the LOC126188625 gene encoding putative gustatory receptor 2a is translated as MGKAVNAAYGVQNLVEVVSCFVSTVTYIYISIVVYLDLKPVWPGIPRGQVITMFSLWIGLMVGRLLTTAYSSDMVVQETARTQRLVRKLLLLPLPARSGCPDELQLFRENMARSRLRYSAAGFFTLDLSLLRSFTATVTTYVVILVQFGLSDASKQQKTSAAGCKC